From Bacteroidales bacterium, one genomic window encodes:
- a CDS encoding nucleotide sugar dehydrogenase yields MMVVLESTTYPGTTEELLKPILEQSGLKCGKDFYLGFSPERVDPGNLIYKTKNTPKVVGAIGQDAQEVIAAMYEAVLEGKVYRVSSPAVAEMDKILENTYRNINIGLINEMAMLCHKMNINLWEVIEAAKTKPFGFTPFYPGPGLGGHCIPLDPYYLSWKAREYGFHTSMIESSMMINDRMPEYCVERAGAILNRFKKALNGAKVLVLGVAYKQDIDDYRESPAIRVIEEFEKVGSKVVYYDPYVPEYKHKGNAKKGEKALTAQLIKGADLVVITTAHTKVDYEFVQKNAKVIFDTKNVMKGLKARG; encoded by the coding sequence ATGATGGTTGTCTTGGAATCAACAACTTATCCCGGTACAACAGAGGAGTTGCTTAAGCCAATTTTGGAACAGAGCGGATTAAAGTGCGGAAAAGATTTTTACCTGGGATTCTCGCCGGAGCGTGTTGACCCGGGTAATTTAATTTATAAAACAAAGAATACTCCAAAGGTAGTAGGGGCAATCGGGCAAGATGCGCAGGAGGTGATAGCTGCTATGTATGAGGCAGTTCTGGAGGGGAAGGTTTATCGCGTCAGCAGTCCGGCTGTCGCTGAGATGGATAAGATTTTGGAGAATACTTACAGGAATATCAACATTGGTTTGATTAATGAGATGGCAATGCTTTGCCACAAGATGAATATTAATCTTTGGGAAGTTATTGAAGCGGCTAAGACTAAGCCATTTGGCTTTACGCCGTTTTATCCGGGCCCGGGTCTTGGCGGCCATTGCATTCCGCTGGACCCTTATTATCTGAGCTGGAAGGCGCGCGAGTATGGTTTCCATACCTCTATGATTGAGTCTTCTATGATGATAAATGACAGGATGCCAGAGTATTGCGTTGAACGTGCCGGTGCTATTCTTAACAGATTTAAGAAGGCGCTTAATGGTGCAAAGGTTCTTGTGCTGGGCGTTGCTTACAAACAGGACATAGATGACTATCGTGAGAGTCCCGCTATTAGAGTGATTGAGGAGTTTGAGAAGGTGGGTTCCAAGGTTGTGTATTATGATCCGTATGTTCCTGAGTATAAGCATAAAGGAAATGCCAAGAAAGGGGAGAAAGCTTTGACTGCGCAGCTGATTAAAGGGGCGGATTTGGTTGTTATCACGACAGCTCATACCAAGGTTGATTATGAGTTTGTGCAGAAAAATGCGAAGGTGATTTTTGATACTAAGAATGTGATGAAGGGGTTGAAGGCGAGAGG
- a CDS encoding NAD(P)-binding domain-containing protein yields the protein MKKVLVHRRKFLVSSSMKQLLLKKIAERKIVAGVVGLGYVGLPLAVEKAKAGFKTIGFDMQKSKVDMVNAGHNYIGDVVNADLKKLVKEGRLKATEDFSFIKDVDFVAICVPTPLDDHQQPDISYVKSSTESIAKVHSSKHDGCLGINNLSRYNRGVA from the coding sequence ATGAAAAAAGTTCTGGTGCACAGAAGAAAATTTCTGGTCAGTTCAAGCATGAAGCAACTGCTTCTGAAAAAAATTGCAGAGCGTAAAATTGTAGCTGGCGTCGTAGGCCTCGGCTACGTTGGACTGCCGCTGGCCGTTGAGAAGGCTAAAGCGGGGTTCAAGACCATTGGCTTTGATATGCAGAAGTCCAAAGTTGACATGGTCAATGCAGGACATAACTACATTGGAGACGTGGTAAACGCTGACCTTAAGAAACTTGTGAAGGAAGGCCGTTTAAAAGCTACGGAAGATTTCTCTTTCATTAAAGATGTGGACTTTGTAGCTATCTGTGTTCCAACACCTTTGGATGACCACCAGCAGCCGGACATTAGTTATGTTAAGTCATCAACTGAGTCTATCGCCAAAGTACATTCATCCAAACATGATGGTTGTCTTGGAATCAACAACTTATCCCGGTACAACAGAGGAGTTGCTTAA